A window of the Nisaea acidiphila genome harbors these coding sequences:
- a CDS encoding glucose-6-phosphate isomerase yields MQAFQLAAGPLRHDLSATFEDKLGDGGLSGAAFAALSGAAGASLEGLRRKKENGELPLLSLPWRMEDLELAETLSDDIRRRAADVIVLGIGGSSLGGATICRLAEKGTAFSPSAPRLHFLDNIDPATFTAIFQRVELERTVVITISKSGGTAETLCQTLILHDAFKQAGLDPARHFIAVTEPGARPLRQFAEAVGCPCLDHDPDIGGRYSGLTLNGLLPAMIVGLDAKAIRRGAAAVTGAALDASSPEESAPAAGAMVNIGLQRERGITQSVLMPYSDRLDRIGDWYTQLWAESLGKGGNGTTPIGALGAVDQHSALQLFLDGPRDKLVTIVQSDVADTGGRVGGNATELMGEGLSYLEGRTMGDLLDAEQRATAETLIANGRPTRIIRASAVDEESVGALMMHFFLETMVAADLLEVDAFNQPAVEEGKVLARRYLAEMAG; encoded by the coding sequence TTTCAGTTGGCGGCCGGGCCGCTCCGGCACGATCTCTCCGCGACATTCGAGGACAAACTCGGGGACGGAGGCCTTTCGGGGGCCGCCTTCGCTGCGCTTTCGGGCGCTGCCGGAGCCTCTCTCGAAGGGCTTCGCCGAAAAAAGGAGAATGGCGAACTTCCGCTGCTTTCCCTGCCTTGGCGCATGGAGGACCTGGAACTCGCCGAAACGCTTTCGGACGATATCCGACGCCGCGCGGCGGACGTAATCGTGCTCGGGATCGGGGGATCCAGTCTCGGCGGGGCAACGATCTGCCGATTGGCGGAGAAAGGCACGGCGTTCTCGCCTTCTGCGCCGCGGCTGCATTTTCTCGACAATATCGATCCGGCAACCTTCACCGCGATCTTCCAGCGGGTGGAGCTCGAACGGACTGTGGTCATTACGATCTCGAAGTCCGGCGGCACGGCGGAAACGCTCTGCCAGACCTTGATCCTGCACGATGCGTTCAAGCAGGCGGGACTCGATCCGGCGCGGCACTTCATCGCTGTCACGGAACCGGGCGCGCGGCCGCTCAGGCAGTTCGCGGAGGCGGTCGGCTGTCCCTGCCTCGACCACGATCCGGATATCGGCGGGCGCTATTCCGGGCTGACGCTCAACGGTCTGCTGCCGGCAATGATCGTCGGGCTCGACGCGAAAGCGATCCGGCGCGGCGCGGCTGCGGTGACCGGGGCGGCGCTGGACGCAAGCAGTCCGGAGGAGAGCGCACCGGCGGCCGGCGCGATGGTGAATATCGGCCTGCAGCGCGAGCGCGGGATTACCCAGAGCGTGCTGATGCCATATAGCGACCGGCTGGACCGGATCGGCGACTGGTACACCCAGCTCTGGGCGGAGAGCCTCGGCAAGGGCGGGAACGGGACGACTCCCATCGGTGCCCTCGGAGCGGTCGACCAGCACAGCGCCCTGCAGCTTTTCCTCGACGGACCGCGGGACAAGCTGGTCACCATCGTGCAGAGCGATGTTGCCGATACCGGCGGCCGGGTGGGTGGCAACGCGACGGAACTGATGGGCGAGGGGCTGTCCTATCTCGAAGGCCGCACCATGGGCGACCTGCTTGACGCGGAGCAGCGGGCGACGGCGGAAACGCTGATCGCGAACGGCCGCCCCACACGCATCATCCGCGCCTCCGCCGTGGACGAGGAAAGCGTCGGCGCGCTGATGATGCATTTCTTCCTGGAGACCATGGTCGCCGCCGACTTGCTCGAGGTCGACGCTTTCAACCAGCCGGCGGTGGAAGAGGGCAAGGTGCTGGCGCGGCGCTATCTCGCGGAGATGGCCGGGTGA